Proteins encoded within one genomic window of Streptomyces sp. NBC_01314:
- a CDS encoding nuclear transport factor 2 family protein, which yields MTQRVELAIVMDRLAVDGLITEYAVAVDDGDWTAYRDLFAPEGRADYRSAGGIEGDAVQVAGWLARSMELFPMRQHLIVNRRVRFGYLEQDTGDTAQVQADYINPMRFAGHDGGSTAPDFVCGGRYTFTLTRTRDGWRLREVIVQEKWRRTTENLASAQRPSPA from the coding sequence ATGACGCAGCGCGTGGAACTCGCGATCGTGATGGACCGGCTCGCCGTCGACGGCCTGATCACCGAGTACGCGGTGGCGGTGGACGACGGCGACTGGACGGCGTACCGGGACCTGTTCGCACCGGAGGGCCGCGCGGACTACCGCTCGGCCGGCGGCATCGAGGGCGACGCCGTGCAGGTCGCCGGGTGGCTGGCCCGGAGCATGGAACTCTTCCCGATGCGCCAGCACCTGATCGTCAACCGACGGGTGCGCTTCGGATACCTGGAGCAGGACACCGGCGACACCGCCCAGGTCCAGGCGGACTACATCAACCCGATGCGGTTCGCCGGACACGACGGCGGATCCACCGCCCCCGACTTCGTCTGCGGCGGCCGCTACACCTTCACCCTGACCCGCACCCGCGACGGCTGGCGCCTGCGCGAGGTCATCGTCCAGGAAAAATGGCGCCGCACCACGGAGAACCTCGCCTCCGCCCAGCGCCCTTCCCCGGCCTGA